The Planctellipticum variicoloris DNA window ATCAGCCGCACGGCGGTTCCGCTTGAGCGGCTCAATATCGAAGGTCGATACCATCGGGCACGGAGTCCCGCGCTGCGGGTGAATTTCCACCAAGGATGGTGACATGTCGCGTTCCGGATTGTCCCGCGCCGCCGACCAGCTTCTGGCGGCTGCGCTGATTGGCGTCGCCGGCTGCACCACAGTTCCGACGCGGCAGAGCGTGGCCGATCGGACTCCGGCGCGAGTTCCGGCCCCCGCCGCTCGTCCGGAGCTGGCGAGGTCGGTTGCAGGCGCTGGAAAATCGGTCCTAAATCGGTCTCCCTCAGCGGCGATCGTTCGGAAACCTCAGGGATCGGCCGAATCTGCCGATCACATTCGGCTGGTCCGCAGCGACGAGGACTCGCCAGTGGCGTCGGTGATCCCGGCTGAGGACGTGACTCCGCCCAGTCCGGGATCGGCAGCCGATCTGGACTCGGATCCAGCCGTTCATGCCGACTACACCTTCAGCCTGTCGGAAGTCCTGTCGCTGGCGGATTCGCAGAATCCCAACGTCGCCCTCGCCCGCGAACGGATCAACGAGGCTTATGCCCGCGTGGAGCGCGCGGAAGTGATGTGGTTGCCTTCGCTGCGGGCCGGGCTCAATTACAACCACCACGAAGGGGCCATCCAGGATGTCGCGGGCAAAGTCTTTAAGACGAGCCGCAGCGCCTTCTACGGAGGGATGGGAGCCAATGGTTATGGCGCCGCCTCGCCCACCGTTCCGGGACTCGTGGCGCAGTTCCACCTGACAGACGCGATTTTCCAGCCGAAGATTGCGGGGCATCAGGCGTCTTCAAGGCAGTTCGGCGCAACCGCGGCCCGAAACGATATTCTCCGCGATGCGGCGGTCGCTTATCTGGAGCTGGTGCGGGCCGAGCACGGCGTCGCCATCGCCCGCGAAGCTCGCGATCACACGCTGAAACTGGCGACGCTGACGCGCGAGTACGCTCAGACCGGACAGGGACTGCGGGCCGATGAACGGCGAATGGAAGCTGAGGTCGCCGCCCGGCAGGATCAGCTCGTCACCCGGCAGGAAACGGTCCGCGTGGCCTCGGCCCGGTTGGCGCAGCTCCTGCATGCCGACCCGTCTGCGTTGATCACCAGCGGCGAGCCTTTCGTTCTGCCGCTGGACGTGTTGACCGCCGACGAGACGCCTGCAGAATTCGTCGCCACGGGTCTGTCGCGTCGGCCGGAACTGGCCGAGCAGAAGCATCTGGTCTGCGAGGCGGTCGAGCGACTCCGCCGGGAAAAGTTTGCCCCGCTGGTGCCCAGCGTCCTGCTGGGGATGAGCTACGGCGGGATGGGAGGCGGGCTGGGCAGCTCGATCGTCAATACCTCCGACCGCTGGGATGCCGACGCCGTTGCGTTCTGGGAAGTCCGGAATCTGGGGTTCGGCGAACGAGCGGCCCGCAACGAATCCTCGTCTGCGGTCCGGCAGGCCCAGATGCGCGAGCTGGCCCTGCTGGATCGCGTGGCCCGCGAAGTCACCGAATCGCATACGCAGGTCACGCAGCGTCAGCAGCGGATCGAAATTGCGAAGCGGGGCATTGAGGCGGCCGAGCAGTCCTACACGCTCAACCAGGATCGCATTCAGAACGGTCAGGGGTTGCCAATCGAGGTGCTACAGGCGATCCAGGCGCTGGCGACGGCGCGCAGGAACTATCTCGACGCCGTGGTCGACTACAACGTCGCGCAATTTGAGCTCTGCCGGGCGATCGGGTGGTTTGTGGAGGCTTGAAATGGGCCGAGTCGGACCACCCGCTGCGACTGCGACGAGCTTGCCTCGATTCCGGCATCCTTCGCGTCGGCTGACCGCAGCGCTCCCTCGGCAGCGGTAACGTGCCAGATTCCGCCGGGATGCTGTCCGGGGCCGTTGGGTGAGGTGGCTGGAGGGAGGCATGCAGGAACACTGGCAGCTTGCAGGTTGCCGGTAGCAGCCGGATTTCTCGTGATGACGCGGGACTGGCTGGCTCGGGCCTGTGATGGCTGAGGTTAGCCTCGCGGACTCGACTCACCCTGCTTTTTCTGCTTTGAAAGCGGGGAGAGCTTGGACCGGCGGGTCGCGGCGGGCGTTGGGCCGGGGGCGGCGCTGAGAAGGGGCCGGGAGTCGCCCGGGGGTGGGCGGAAGGGCCTCGGGCCGCCGGGATGGGCGAAGAACAAGTGCCCCCAGTAGGACTCGAACCTACAACAAACAGATTAAGAGTCTGCTGCTCTACCAATTGAGCTATAGGGGCTGAAAGCGGTTCGCGAATTGTACTGACGCGGATGCGGGAGTCAAGGTTCACGGCGCTCTTCGGCCGGGCGGTCGGGGAAATCGTGGCGGGATGGGGCCAGACGCGACTGCGTGGCTGCAAGTGTCTTCGCACCAAGGGGTTCCGAAGGGGGTTGGGGTTACTTGGGGGCGACGGAGGCTTTGAGGAGCCGGACGAATTCCTTCAGGAAGGGGGTGTTGTCGTGCCAGGTGCGGGCGCTGACGAGGTTTCCGTCGGTGACGACGGGTTGATCGACGTAGATTCCGCCGAACTGAGTGACGTCGAGGGCGCATTTGGCGACCGTGGTCATGGTGCGGCCCTGAATGCAGCCGGCGGCGGCAGCGATTTCGACGCCGTGGCAGACGCTGGCGACCGGTTTGCCGGCTTCGAAGAAGTGGCGGGTGATGTCGAGCAGGTCCTGATCGTAGCGGAGGTATTCGGGGGCGCGACCTCCGGAGAGGAAGAGGCCGGCGTATTCTTCGGGTCGGATGTCGCGAAAGGCTTCGGTGGCGCGGACGTGATAGGCGGGCTGCTCGCGGGTAATGTCCCAGGGGATGTTTTCGTTCGGCGGGATTTCGTGCATGACGCCGTGGTAGAGGCGGGGTTCGGGCCCGGCGACGACGACCTCGAAGCCATCTTCGGGGAGACGGAAGATGGGGTAGAGGGTGTCCATGACTTCGGTGGCTTCACCGACGGGGAGGAGGACTTTCCAGGTCATCGGCGCTGTACTCTTGGCGGCTGTTGGGCGGGCTGGGAACGCTGGTCCGATTCTACCCGGAGGGCCGGCGAACTGCATCCGTTCGGCGGTCCGGCGGCGGGGGCGCGGCGGGCGAGGTTGCGGGGGCGGGGCGGTGCGAATTGCCGCCGAATCGGGAATCGGCTACGCTCGCGCGGGGTTCGATCACCACCACTGATTTCCGAGCAGATTCCATGAGTGCCCGCCCGTTTTTGCGATTGCATGCTGACGACAACATCGCCGTGGCCGCCCGGTCGCAGCCGGCGGGGGTCGAGTTTCAGGTCGATCCGGATCGTCAGGTGGTGACGCGGGAGGCGATCGGGCTGGGGCACAAGGTGGCGACGCGGCCGATCGCGGAAGGGGCCGCGGTCCGGAAATTCGGTCAGGTGATCGGGTTTGCGGTGCGGGCGATCGAGCCGGGCGAGTGGGTGCACGTGCACAACGTCCGGCTGGGGGAGCTGACGCTGAGTTACGATTTCTGCTCGGAGATTCCTCCCGAGCCGGCGCGGATCGAAGGGCGGACGTTTCTGGGGTATCGTCGGCCGGACGGTCGGTCGGCGACGCGGAACTATATCGGGATCGTCAGCACGGTGAACTGTTCGGCGACGGCGTCGAAGTACGTGGCGCAGAAATTCGATCGGGCGCTGCTGGCGGATTATCCGAACGTGGACGGGGTGGTTGCGCTGTCGCACAAGGGGGGCTGCGCGTTTCAGTACGGGGGGGAAGATCACGAGCAGCTTTCGCGGACGCTGTCGGGATTCGCCCGGCATCCGAATATTGCGGCGTACATCGTGATTGGCCTGGGGTGCGAGACGGCTCAGACGTCGTTTCTGGTGGAGCACGGGGATCTGGTGCAGCTTGGGCGGGGGACGCAGATGTCCCAGGGGCCCGGGCCGCTGGTGATGAACATTCAGGATGTCGGCGGGACTGCCAAGACGGTTGAGCGCGGCATCGCCATGATCGCCGAGATGCTGCCGGAGGTGAATCGCGCGCGTCGGGAGCCGATTCCGGTGAGCGAAATCATGCTGGGGCTGGAGTGCGGGGGGAGCGACGGGAACAGCGGCGTGACGGCGAACCCGGCGCTGGGTTACTGCAGCGACCTGCTGGTGGCGCATGGCGGGACGTCGGTTCTGTCGGAAACGCCGGAGATCTATGGCGGGGAGCATCTGCTGACGCGTCGGGCGATTACGCCGCAGGTGGCGGAGGCGCTGCTGGAGCGGATTCGCTGGTGGGAGGAGTATGTCGCGAAGTTTGGCGGAACGATCAACAACAACCCCTCGGTCGGAAACAAGAAGGGGGGGCTGACGACGATTTACGAGAAGTCGCTGGGCGCGATTGCCAAAGGGGGGACGACGGCCTTGCGGGCGGTCTACAAGTATGCGGAAAAGGTCCGCGAACGGGGCCTGGTCGTGATGGATACGCCGGGCTACGATCCGGCGTCGGTGACCGGGATTGTCGCCGGCGGCTGCAACGTCGTCTGCTTTACGACGGGTCGCGGGAGCTGCTTCGGCTGTAAGCCAGTCCCCTGCATCAAGATCGCCAGCAATACTCCAATGTACGACCGGCTGGTCGACGACATGGACATCAACGCCGGGACGATTCTCGATGGCGTGTCGGTGGAAGAAGTGGGCCGGGAGATTTTTGAAGACGTCATCGCGGTCGCCAGCGGCAAGCCGACGAAGAGCGAGTCGCAGGGGATCGGGGACGAAGAGTTCTGCCCGTGGACGTATGGGCCGGTGCTGTAGCTGATTGCTGAGAAGAGAATTTACCGCGGAGCGGCTGTGTTGTTGGTCAAGGTGGATTTGTGAGATTTACGCATTTTGGAGTCCGTGGTTCCAGGCGGTGTCGGATTTGATCATCGCGTTGAGGATGGTCAGGAGTTTGCGGATGCAGGCGGTGAGGCAGACCTTGCTTGGCTTACCGGCGTCTTTGAGTCTGCGATAGAACGGTCTGATGACGGGGTTGCAGCGTGAGGCGGTGAGTGCCGCCATGTAGAGAGCGGAACGGACGGAGGCTCTGCCGCCGCGGATGGATCTGAGTTTGGAGGACTTGCCGCTGTCGCGGTTGTAGGGGGCGACGCCGACGAGTGCTCCGACCTGCTGGCGGTTGGCGTCGCCGAGTTCGGGGAGTTCTCCGAGGAGCACGGCGGCTGTCCGTTTGGCGATGCCTGGGACGGAGGTCATGAGTTCGACGCGGCGTTTGGCATCGGGGTCGGAGTCGCAGAGATCGTCGATCTGTTTTTCGATGGCAGTGATGCGTATTTTGAGCATGTTTCGGGTTTGCTCGATGTCGTCTTTGACGGCCTTGTCGCGAGCGGCTTCGAAGTGATTGGACTCCTGGACGTGGAGGTCGACGAGCTGCCGTCGGCGAGTGACGAGTGCGTGGAGTTTGAGCTGGAAATCGGAGGGTTTTTCGGTGATCTGGAGTTCGGCGACCTTGGAGTAACGAACGAGGACGCGTGCGTCGATGGCGTCGGTTTTGGCGATCCATCCGGCCCCTGTGGCAAAGGCGCGGACGCGGATGGGGGGCACGACGGCGACGTGATACCCGTGATCGTTGAGACAGAGGAAGGCGTCGAAGTGATAGGTGCCGGTGGCCTCCATGACGACCTGGCAGCGGTCGGGTGGGGGGAGCTGCTTGAGGAGTTTCAGGAAGCCCTTGAGGTCGTTGTCGACGGCCAGGAGGGAAGAGGAGTCGGACATGGCGACATCGAGTCGTGCCTTGGAGACGTCGATGCCGATGTGGATGCGGGGGTCGATGGCGTGTTCCCAATCTCGTAAATGCGAGCTCGGAGAGTTTCGAGAACGCTTCCGGCTCAAACGGCTGTTCGGGCTGGTACGACCATGCCGACGACGATCCAGCTCCGCGGCGGGCTCTGAGGCCCCAGACGCGATCGATCTGTCGCCGGCCGCGGGGGGGGCCGCTTCGTCGCTACGCTCCGAAGCGGCCCCCGCCGCGTGTCCCATGACACCACACGGGGTAGATGGATTCAACATACGAGGCGCGGAGGACGCGGAGAAATGCAGGAGAAGAGCCCGGAAAATGAAAAGTGAGTATTGATGAGTGAGTCGTGCAAAATGGAAGAGAAGTTGCTGAGCCGAGAATTGCACACTCCGTCACTTTGCACCCATCACTACTCAATACTCATATTCGCCCTCGTTCCCAGGCTCCGCCTGGGAATGCTTCTTGGGACGCTCCGCGTCCTTCTTCCGGTCTCGCCCGCAAGGCGGCAAAGAGCGAAGCGGAGCCTCGCAAAGACGGGGTTCCCAGGCAGAGCCTGGGAACCAGCGTGGAGCGTGGTTGGCCTCCTCCCGGTGTTCGTTGCGGCTCCGCTGCGCAGTTCGGTTTCTTTTCTTCCGGCGACGCTTACCAGTGCATGACGAAGCCGCCGTCGACGTTGATGGTCTGGCCGATGACGTGCTGGGCTCTGGCGGAGGAGAGGAAGACGATCATGTCGGCGATGTCGGCGGGTTCCTGCCAGCGGCCCGAGGGGACGACGGTGCGGACCTTGTCGCCGGCCCATTCTTCGTAGGTGCGGCGTTTGTCGGGGGGCTGCTGGTCGTGCCAGGCCTGCCAGACCGAGCGGTTGAGGGGGGTCTTGACCATGCCGGGGCAGATGGTGTTGACGCGGACGCCGTGGGGGGCGAGGTCTTTAGCCAGGCACTGGGCGAAGTTGATATTCGCGGCTTTTGAGGCGCTGTAGGGGGGATCGGTCTGGGAGCCGATCTGTCCGGCGACGGAAGAGACGAAGACCATGGTGCCGGAGCCGGCTTCGCGGAGGGCGGGGCCGACGGCGTGGGCGGCGTGGACCATGCCCATGACGTTGACCTGGAGGACGCGGGGCCAGTCTTCGGGGGTCAGATTGGTGTAGGGGAAGCCGAATTTCCCCGAGCCGATGGCCGCCGCGTGCGCCAGGTGATCGAGGCGTCCGAAGGTTTCGCGGACGGCGGCGACGGCGTTGAGGAGGTCCTGGGGGACGGCGACGTCTCCCTGGATTCCGAGCGTCTGGACGCCTGGAGGGCGCGGGAGATCGGCGGCGACCGTGGAGACGGCGGGCGTCAGGTCGAAGAGGGCGACGTGGCAGCCTTCGGCGGCGAACTGGCGGGCGGTAGCCAGGCCGATGCCGCTGGCTCCGCCGGTGACGAGGGCGACGTGGCCCTGGAGTTGCAGGTCCATGGTGAGGTTCCGGAAACGAGGAAGGCGTCGAATCGACAGGAGTGTAGTCGATCCGGTGCTGCGCTGTCCCTGGCGGGAGGGGGCGGCTACTTCGCGCGGCCGACGACGATCAACCGCCGGCCGTCGGGAGTCCAGCAGACGCCGCTGTTGTGGAGACTGGCGTCCTGGCCCTTGACGAGGGTGGGTGGGGCGTCCTCGTCGGGATCGAACTCGTAGAGCTGCAGGCCGCCCCGTTCGACGGACGTCATGGGGAAGACGATGCGATGACCGTTGGGATGCCAGGCGAAGTCGGCGTTGATCGAGTCTTTGCCCGAGAAGTGGACTTTCAAGCCGGGTTCGTCGCCGGTCATGTTGACGGTGGCGATTTCCTGCTTCTCGTCGGCGGTCAGGCCTTTGAAGCACAGACGTCGGCTGTCGGGGGACCAGCCGGAATTCCAGAAGATCTGACGCCAGGGATGCGTGTCGGCGGCGAGGATTGTGCGGGTTTCTTTTGAGGCGAGGTCGAGGGCTTTTAGTGCGGCGCCTTCGGTGTAGGCGACGGTCTTGCCATCGGGCGAAATCTGGGCGCCCCAGCCGGAACCGAGGTGTTCGAATTCATCGCCTTCGGTGTCGACCAGCCAGACGCCGTAGACCGGGGAGCTGCGGGAGCAGA harbors:
- a CDS encoding TolC family protein — encoded protein: MSRSGLSRAADQLLAAALIGVAGCTTVPTRQSVADRTPARVPAPAARPELARSVAGAGKSVLNRSPSAAIVRKPQGSAESADHIRLVRSDEDSPVASVIPAEDVTPPSPGSAADLDSDPAVHADYTFSLSEVLSLADSQNPNVALARERINEAYARVERAEVMWLPSLRAGLNYNHHEGAIQDVAGKVFKTSRSAFYGGMGANGYGAASPTVPGLVAQFHLTDAIFQPKIAGHQASSRQFGATAARNDILRDAAVAYLELVRAEHGVAIAREARDHTLKLATLTREYAQTGQGLRADERRMEAEVAARQDQLVTRQETVRVASARLAQLLHADPSALITSGEPFVLPLDVLTADETPAEFVATGLSRRPELAEQKHLVCEAVERLRREKFAPLVPSVLLGMSYGGMGGGLGSSIVNTSDRWDADAVAFWEVRNLGFGERAARNESSSAVRQAQMRELALLDRVAREVTESHTQVTQRQQRIEIAKRGIEAAEQSYTLNQDRIQNGQGLPIEVLQAIQALATARRNYLDAVVDYNVAQFELCRAIGWFVEA
- a CDS encoding DJ-1/PfpI family protein, which produces MTWKVLLPVGEATEVMDTLYPIFRLPEDGFEVVVAGPEPRLYHGVMHEIPPNENIPWDITREQPAYHVRATEAFRDIRPEEYAGLFLSGGRAPEYLRYDQDLLDITRHFFEAGKPVASVCHGVEIAAAAGCIQGRTMTTVAKCALDVTQFGGIYVDQPVVTDGNLVSARTWHDNTPFLKEFVRLLKASVAPK
- a CDS encoding UxaA family hydrolase encodes the protein MSARPFLRLHADDNIAVAARSQPAGVEFQVDPDRQVVTREAIGLGHKVATRPIAEGAAVRKFGQVIGFAVRAIEPGEWVHVHNVRLGELTLSYDFCSEIPPEPARIEGRTFLGYRRPDGRSATRNYIGIVSTVNCSATASKYVAQKFDRALLADYPNVDGVVALSHKGGCAFQYGGEDHEQLSRTLSGFARHPNIAAYIVIGLGCETAQTSFLVEHGDLVQLGRGTQMSQGPGPLVMNIQDVGGTAKTVERGIAMIAEMLPEVNRARREPIPVSEIMLGLECGGSDGNSGVTANPALGYCSDLLVAHGGTSVLSETPEIYGGEHLLTRRAITPQVAEALLERIRWWEEYVAKFGGTINNNPSVGNKKGGLTTIYEKSLGAIAKGGTTALRAVYKYAEKVRERGLVVMDTPGYDPASVTGIVAGGCNVVCFTTGRGSCFGCKPVPCIKIASNTPMYDRLVDDMDINAGTILDGVSVEEVGREIFEDVIAVASGKPTKSESQGIGDEEFCPWTYGPVL
- a CDS encoding IS110 family transposase, translating into MLNPSTPCGVMGHAAGAASERSDEAAPPAAGDRSIASGASEPAAELDRRRHGRTSPNSRLSRKRSRNSPSSHLRDWEHAIDPRIHIGIDVSKARLDVAMSDSSSLLAVDNDLKGFLKLLKQLPPPDRCQVVMEATGTYHFDAFLCLNDHGYHVAVVPPIRVRAFATGAGWIAKTDAIDARVLVRYSKVAELQITEKPSDFQLKLHALVTRRRQLVDLHVQESNHFEAARDKAVKDDIEQTRNMLKIRITAIEKQIDDLCDSDPDAKRRVELMTSVPGIAKRTAAVLLGELPELGDANRQQVGALVGVAPYNRDSGKSSKLRSIRGGRASVRSALYMAALTASRCNPVIRPFYRRLKDAGKPSKVCLTACIRKLLTILNAMIKSDTAWNHGLQNA
- a CDS encoding SDR family NAD(P)-dependent oxidoreductase — protein: MDLQLQGHVALVTGGASGIGLATARQFAAEGCHVALFDLTPAVSTVAADLPRPPGVQTLGIQGDVAVPQDLLNAVAAVRETFGRLDHLAHAAAIGSGKFGFPYTNLTPEDWPRVLQVNVMGMVHAAHAVGPALREAGSGTMVFVSSVAGQIGSQTDPPYSASKAANINFAQCLAKDLAPHGVRVNTICPGMVKTPLNRSVWQAWHDQQPPDKRRTYEEWAGDKVRTVVPSGRWQEPADIADMIVFLSSARAQHVIGQTINVDGGFVMHW